One genomic segment of Cellulophaga sp. HaHaR_3_176 includes these proteins:
- a CDS encoding DUF4129 domain-containing protein, producing the protein MHKFLLVLSFLSVCLCSIYGQQDSLAIQYDKAEIERFEIHEDDLSTYRNDSKYNYEEKSKTVDEGSNFLDEIWQWIIKQISRFFEWIVGVDAAPHYISYFLKFIPYILLGILLFLIVWWVLKINIRNQKKAEKNWNTVNLTEEENIIKNKNIDLLIQEALDSQNYRLAVRYYYLLILKLLGEKEFIDWEPHKTNSDYLYEIEKPALKTPFAEITRSYDYIWYGDFTIDEIKYKKVAIAFDSLKNTLRKNA; encoded by the coding sequence ATGCACAAATTTCTTCTTGTTTTATCTTTTTTATCGGTTTGCTTGTGCTCTATTTATGGGCAGCAAGACTCACTTGCTATACAATATGATAAAGCAGAGATAGAACGTTTTGAAATTCATGAAGATGATCTTAGTACCTATCGAAACGACTCTAAATATAATTATGAAGAAAAGAGTAAAACCGTTGATGAAGGTTCTAATTTCTTAGATGAAATTTGGCAATGGATTATAAAGCAAATCAGTCGCTTTTTTGAGTGGATTGTAGGTGTAGATGCTGCACCACATTATATTTCATATTTCTTGAAATTTATTCCATATATATTATTAGGCATTCTTTTGTTTTTAATTGTCTGGTGGGTATTAAAAATCAATATTCGAAACCAGAAAAAAGCAGAAAAAAATTGGAATACCGTTAATTTAACTGAAGAAGAAAACATCATTAAAAATAAAAATATCGACCTGTTAATTCAAGAGGCTTTAGATAGTCAAAATTACAGATTAGCAGTTCGGTATTATTACCTATTAATTTTAAAGCTTTTAGGTGAAAAAGAATTTATTGATTGGGAACCTCATAAAACAAATAGCGATTATTTATACGAAATTGAAAAACCAGCGTTAAAAACTCCGTTTGCTGAAATTACACGATCGTATGATTATATATGGTATGGCGACTTTACTATTGATGAAATTAAATACAAAAAAGTAGCAATAGCTTTCGATTCACTTAAAAACACTCTTAGAAAAAATGCGTAA
- a CDS encoding stage II sporulation protein M, producing the protein MREAAFVKQNKEKWSTFESVLNNTTEINPDELSDLYIEITDHLSYAKTFYPNSNTQKFLNALASKAHLQIYKTKRESKNRIVQFWKIEFPTLFYNYHRELLIAFLVFALFTIIGAFSAANDGDFVRSILGDQYINMTLDNIEENDPMKVYKEQGEFNMFLGITINNIKVSIVAFLYGILLGIGTIYILLQNGLMLGSFQYFFIEKGLGWESMRTIWIHGTIEISVIIIAGCSGLVLANGLFFPGTYSRLEAFKRSTKNGAKILISTIPFFIIAGFLEGFVTRHTEMPDWLAILIIASSLALILFYYVIYPIKIHKKTILND; encoded by the coding sequence ATGCGTGAAGCTGCTTTCGTAAAGCAAAATAAAGAAAAATGGAGTACTTTCGAAAGTGTTCTAAATAATACAACAGAAATAAATCCTGATGAACTTTCTGATCTGTATATCGAAATTACAGACCATTTAAGTTATGCGAAAACATTCTATCCGAACAGTAATACCCAAAAATTTTTAAATGCATTAGCTTCTAAAGCACACTTACAAATATATAAGACAAAACGAGAATCTAAAAACCGTATTGTACAGTTTTGGAAAATAGAATTTCCAACGCTTTTTTACAATTACCACAGAGAGCTTTTAATTGCTTTTTTAGTATTTGCCCTTTTTACAATTATTGGTGCTTTTTCTGCTGCTAATGATGGCGATTTTGTTCGTTCAATTTTAGGAGATCAGTATATAAATATGACTCTTGATAATATTGAAGAAAATGACCCGATGAAGGTGTATAAAGAACAAGGTGAGTTTAATATGTTTTTAGGCATTACCATTAATAATATTAAAGTTTCTATTGTAGCTTTTTTATACGGTATTTTATTAGGTATAGGTACAATTTACATATTGTTACAAAACGGATTAATGCTTGGTAGTTTTCAGTACTTTTTTATTGAAAAAGGACTCGGATGGGAATCTATGCGAACCATTTGGATACATGGTACAATTGAAATATCAGTTATCATTATCGCAGGTTGTTCTGGTTTAGTACTTGCCAACGGCTTATTTTTTCCCGGTACCTACTCCCGCTTAGAAGCCTTTAAAAGAAGTACTAAAAATGGCGCTAAAATTTTAATTAGTACCATTCCATTTTTTATAATTGCAGGCTTTTTAGAAGGTTTTGTTACTAGACATACCGAAATGCCTGACTGGCTAGCCATTTTAATAATTGCGAGCTCATTAGCACTAATTTTATTTTATTACGTTATATATCCAATTAAAATTCATAAAAAAACCATTTTAAATGATTAA
- a CDS encoding RDD family protein, giving the protein MEQFQIETAQNISINQNSAHLGDRLLAYLLDLLIIIFYVIAILILLSLLDLEIAGRDSWTIQLLLGLPIFLYYLLFEMFNNGKTPGKSALKIRVVKLDGSKPSFSSFFIRWVMRMVDISFSMGGVAVLTILWRGNGQRLGDVAAGTTVVSEKQKISLRDTLVRDIPEGYTPKFPQVTVFKDNEMQTIKNLFESAKRSGDHNVIVSLNIRIKEVTGIVSDMKPIEFVDVVINDFNYYTQQ; this is encoded by the coding sequence ATGGAACAATTTCAAATAGAAACCGCTCAAAATATTAGTATCAATCAAAATTCGGCTCATTTAGGTGATCGGCTGCTTGCTTATTTGTTAGATCTATTAATTATTATTTTTTATGTAATTGCTATTTTGATACTATTGTCTCTACTAGATTTGGAGATTGCAGGTCGGGATAGTTGGACAATTCAATTGCTTTTAGGCTTGCCTATTTTTTTATATTATTTACTTTTTGAAATGTTTAATAATGGTAAAACTCCAGGTAAAAGTGCTTTAAAAATTAGAGTTGTAAAATTAGATGGTTCTAAACCGAGCTTTTCTAGCTTTTTTATACGTTGGGTAATGCGCATGGTAGACATATCATTTAGTATGGGAGGTGTTGCTGTACTTACAATTTTATGGCGTGGTAATGGGCAGCGTTTAGGTGATGTTGCAGCAGGTACAACTGTTGTTAGTGAAAAGCAAAAAATAAGTTTACGCGATACTTTGGTGCGAGATATACCAGAAGGTTACACCCCTAAATTTCCACAAGTAACCGTTTTTAAAGATAACGAAATGCAAACCATAAAAAACCTTTTTGAGTCGGCTAAACGTAGTGGAGATCATAACGTAATTGTATCTTTGAACATTCGTATAAAAGAAGTAACAGGTATAGTTTCGGATATGAAACCCATAGAATTTGTTGATGTAGTAATCAATGATTTTAATTACTATACACAGCAGTAG
- a CDS encoding trimeric intracellular cation channel family protein: MFYFTIDILGTVAFAISGVMVAMDKRLDIFGVFIIAFVTSVGGGSLRDVLIGNTPVFWLQEMVYPTTILGAVVFSVVFRDKLKYVRKSLFLFDTIGVGLYTMVGVQKGLAIGLSPVMCVGLGTITASFGGVIRDILCNEIPVIFRKEVYATACILGGIGYFLLEKLPVNEAYPYVGGICIVIGIRLLAVRFKIALPNIYKAI; encoded by the coding sequence ATGTTTTATTTTACAATTGATATTTTAGGTACAGTAGCTTTCGCCATTTCAGGCGTAATGGTTGCTATGGATAAAAGATTAGATATTTTTGGTGTATTTATAATTGCCTTCGTAACCTCAGTTGGTGGAGGTAGTTTGCGAGATGTACTTATTGGAAATACACCTGTTTTTTGGTTGCAAGAAATGGTGTACCCAACAACAATTTTAGGTGCGGTAGTGTTTTCAGTAGTGTTTAGAGATAAATTAAAATATGTGCGAAAGTCACTTTTTTTGTTTGATACTATTGGTGTAGGCTTATATACAATGGTGGGTGTTCAAAAAGGATTAGCGATAGGGCTATCACCTGTAATGTGTGTAGGTTTAGGTACTATTACAGCTAGTTTTGGAGGTGTTATTCGTGATATTTTGTGTAATGAAATTCCGGTAATATTTAGAAAAGAAGTATATGCAACCGCTTGTATTTTAGGCGGTATTGGTTATTTTTTATTAGAAAAATTGCCCGTAAATGAAGCTTACCCTTATGTTGGTGGTATCTGTATTGTTATCGGTATTCGCTTATTAGCTGTTCGGTTTAAAATTGCCTTGCCAAATATTTATAAAGCTATTTAA
- a CDS encoding peptidylprolyl isomerase: MLSCKDTATNKKQDTTVVKTEKDSVKTDSVAVKEEPFVLDEENAIPFFFEYAKTNTDDKVKITTTLGSFTLQLYDNVPYHKANFIYLTKKKYFDNTQFHRVVKDFIIQGGNSDDRITGQKRQDLGRYLLPPDTRKGHRHHRGTISMPSSDRDNPHKLASPFEFFIVVTKPGSYHLDSNFTPFGKVIEGMDVVDLINSQPIDDGDWPMQNIYILKAEVVK, from the coding sequence ATGCTCTCTTGCAAAGATACAGCAACCAATAAAAAACAAGATACAACTGTTGTTAAAACAGAGAAGGATAGTGTTAAAACAGATTCTGTAGCTGTAAAAGAAGAACCGTTTGTTTTAGATGAAGAAAATGCAATTCCATTTTTCTTTGAATATGCTAAAACCAACACTGATGATAAAGTAAAAATAACAACTACTTTAGGTAGCTTTACCTTACAATTGTATGATAATGTACCATATCACAAAGCCAATTTCATCTATTTAACTAAAAAAAAGTATTTTGATAATACTCAGTTTCATCGTGTTGTAAAAGATTTTATCATTCAAGGTGGTAATTCTGATGATAGAATAACGGGACAAAAAAGACAAGATTTAGGCAGGTACTTATTACCGCCCGATACTCGTAAAGGGCACAGACACCACCGTGGCACAATTTCTATGCCTAGTAGTGATAGAGATAACCCTCATAAATTAGCTTCTCCGTTTGAGTTTTTTATTGTGGTTACAAAACCAGGCTCTTATCATTTAGATTCTAATTTTACACCTTTTGGTAAAGTTATAGAAGGTATGGATGTTGTTGATTTAATTAATAGTCAACCTATTGATGATGGTGATTGGCCAATGCAAAACATATACATTTTAAAAGCAGAAGTTGTTAAATAG
- a CDS encoding CoA pyrophosphatase, with translation MNFDDFTKRISKIKNLPLPGVESQYKMAPLERVEDLKDINKRYLNPRKAAVMTLFYPNASNSTTLLLILRKTYKGVHSNQIGFPGGKVEKEDVDLLETALRETYEEVGVQPSAIEVLKSLTSIYIPPSNFEVQPYIGLYKKPIPFIIQEDEVAALVEVPLVDFLNDDLIFNKKMKTSYADKIDVPAFILNGYTVWGATAMMLSEVKDLVKQVL, from the coding sequence ATGAATTTTGACGATTTTACTAAACGAATTTCAAAAATAAAAAATCTACCGCTTCCAGGGGTCGAATCTCAATATAAAATGGCTCCTTTAGAAAGGGTTGAGGATTTGAAAGATATCAATAAAAGATATTTAAACCCTAGAAAAGCTGCAGTTATGACACTTTTTTATCCGAATGCGTCAAATTCTACAACTTTATTATTGATTTTGCGAAAAACCTACAAAGGTGTACATTCTAACCAAATTGGTTTTCCGGGTGGGAAAGTAGAAAAAGAAGATGTTGATTTATTAGAGACAGCATTGCGTGAAACTTATGAAGAAGTAGGGGTACAGCCTTCAGCTATTGAGGTGTTAAAAAGTTTAACCTCTATTTATATTCCACCAAGTAATTTTGAGGTACAACCATACATTGGTTTGTATAAAAAACCGATTCCATTTATCATTCAAGAAGATGAAGTAGCGGCTTTAGTAGAGGTTCCTTTGGTCGATTTTCTTAACGATGACCTTATTTTTAACAAAAAAATGAAAACCTCTTATGCTGATAAAATTGATGTACCAGCCTTTATATTAAATGGTTACACAGTTTGGGGAGCAACAGCAATGATGCTTAGTGAGGTAAAAGACCTAGTGAAACAAGTACTTTAA
- a CDS encoding 1-acyl-sn-glycerol-3-phosphate acyltransferase — translation MTLLKKNPFGHILFIKKWLIRLLAIISHRRYKGFNTLEIEGAEIIRNLPDRNVLFVSNHQTYFADVVAMFHVFNASLKGRDNNIKNIGYIWNPKLNMYYVAAAETMKASLLTKIMAYAGSVSVQRTWRAEGKDVNRQVKMSDISNIGKALDDGWVVTFPQGTTTPWKPLRKGTAHIIKKYKPIVVPVVIDGFRRSFDKKGLRIKKKGILQSMVIKEPLDIDYEDESFDSIVEKLEYAIEQHPSFLKVLSAKQLAAIEEENEARRWSADT, via the coding sequence TTGACATTGTTAAAGAAAAACCCCTTCGGACATATATTGTTTATAAAAAAATGGCTGATTCGTCTTTTAGCCATTATAAGCCATAGAAGATATAAAGGTTTTAATACCTTAGAAATTGAAGGAGCAGAAATTATAAGAAACCTGCCAGACAGAAACGTTTTGTTTGTGAGTAACCACCAAACTTATTTTGCAGATGTGGTTGCAATGTTTCATGTTTTTAATGCAAGTTTAAAAGGTAGAGATAACAATATTAAAAATATTGGTTACATCTGGAATCCTAAATTAAATATGTATTATGTTGCTGCAGCAGAAACAATGAAAGCCAGTCTTTTAACTAAAATAATGGCATATGCAGGTTCTGTTAGTGTGCAACGTACATGGCGTGCAGAAGGTAAAGATGTAAACCGACAGGTGAAAATGAGCGATATTTCTAATATAGGTAAAGCTCTAGATGATGGTTGGGTAGTAACTTTTCCGCAAGGCACAACAACACCTTGGAAACCATTACGAAAAGGAACAGCACATATTATTAAAAAATATAAGCCGATTGTAGTACCTGTTGTTATTGATGGGTTTAGAAGATCGTTTGATAAAAAAGGATTACGTATTAAAAAGAAAGGCATCTTACAATCTATGGTTATAAAAGAACCTTTAGATATAGATTATGAAGATGAGTCTTTCGATTCTATTGTTGAAAAACTAGAATATGCAATCGAGCAACACCCTTCGTTTTTAAAAGTTCTTTCAGCTAAACAACTTGCAGCTATTGAAGAAGAAAATGAAGCACGTAGGTGGAGTGCTGACACTTAG
- a CDS encoding RNA polymerase sigma factor — translation MSKELEHAFVTELENNQNIVHKVCTLYTNNKDAHNDLFQEITIQLWKAYPKFRGDAKFSTWMYRVALNTAITLYRKSKKSISTLDYESVIFKIKADEYDETEEQQLKLMYKAVKQLNDIDKALVFLYLEDKNYTEISETLGISEVNARVKMNRIKNKLKTILNP, via the coding sequence GTGAGTAAAGAATTAGAGCATGCTTTTGTAACTGAGCTTGAGAACAATCAAAATATTGTTCATAAAGTCTGTACGCTGTATACAAATAACAAAGATGCTCATAATGATTTATTTCAAGAGATTACCATACAATTATGGAAAGCGTACCCAAAGTTTAGAGGCGATGCTAAGTTTAGCACTTGGATGTATCGTGTGGCTTTGAATACAGCTATTACGTTGTATCGAAAATCAAAAAAAAGTATATCTACTTTAGATTATGAGTCGGTAATTTTTAAAATAAAAGCCGACGAATATGATGAAACAGAAGAACAGCAGCTTAAATTAATGTATAAAGCTGTTAAGCAGTTAAATGATATTGACAAAGCACTTGTTTTCTTATACTTAGAAGATAAAAACTATACCGAAATTTCTGAAACACTGGGTATTTCTGAAGTAAATGCTAGGGTTAAAATGAATCGGATAAAAAACAAATTAAAAACAATTTTAAATCCATAA
- a CDS encoding NAD(P)/FAD-dependent oxidoreductase, producing the protein MNIPKSSFPRIIIIGGGFAGISLAKELSKKEVQVLLLDKNNYHTFQPLLYQVSTGGLEPDSIAYPIRKVLKDYPNFFFRLANVEKINADKKELVTNIGAINYNYLVLATGSETNFFGNTEIEKNGMVMKTIPQSLNLRSLILENFEQALLTDDLHKRDALMNFLIVGGGPTGVELAGALAEIKKGILPKDYPDLDTRRAQINLIQSGDRILKEMSEKASEKAEDFLEELGVQVWKNTRVTSYDGKLATTKTELTFEAATLVWAAGVKGATIKGLDAEEFLIRGNRLKVNQYNQLIGNEYIFAVGDVAGMETEEFPCGHPMMAQPAIQQGKNLGKNLINLLEKKPLKPFVYKDKGSMATVGRNKAVVDLKNYNFQGIFAWFVWMFVHLFFLIGFRNRMVVFVNWVYNYIRFDREARLIIRPYKRDYSRFKD; encoded by the coding sequence ATGAATATTCCTAAAAGTAGTTTTCCTCGAATTATAATTATCGGAGGTGGTTTTGCTGGTATTTCTCTAGCTAAAGAATTAAGCAAAAAAGAAGTACAGGTATTGTTATTAGATAAAAATAACTACCATACTTTTCAACCTTTATTATACCAAGTATCTACAGGTGGTTTAGAACCAGATTCAATTGCATACCCAATACGAAAAGTACTTAAAGATTACCCTAACTTTTTCTTTCGCTTAGCAAATGTTGAAAAAATAAATGCAGATAAAAAAGAACTCGTAACTAATATAGGTGCTATTAATTACAATTATCTAGTGCTTGCTACCGGCTCTGAAACCAATTTTTTTGGAAATACAGAAATAGAGAAGAATGGAATGGTTATGAAGACAATTCCACAATCTTTAAATTTAAGAAGTCTTATTTTAGAGAATTTTGAGCAAGCACTTTTAACTGACGATTTGCACAAGCGTGATGCGTTGATGAATTTTTTAATTGTAGGTGGTGGTCCAACGGGAGTAGAGCTTGCCGGTGCTTTGGCTGAAATTAAAAAAGGAATTTTACCAAAAGATTATCCTGATTTAGATACGCGGAGAGCACAAATAAATTTGATACAATCAGGTGATCGTATTTTAAAAGAAATGAGTGAAAAGGCTTCTGAAAAAGCAGAGGATTTTTTAGAAGAATTAGGTGTTCAGGTTTGGAAAAATACACGAGTAACATCTTACGATGGTAAATTAGCAACCACAAAAACAGAATTAACTTTTGAAGCGGCTACATTAGTCTGGGCTGCAGGAGTAAAAGGAGCAACTATTAAAGGGTTAGATGCTGAAGAGTTTTTAATACGTGGTAATAGGTTAAAAGTAAACCAATACAATCAACTAATAGGTAATGAATATATTTTTGCAGTAGGAGATGTTGCAGGTATGGAGACAGAAGAGTTTCCATGTGGACACCCGATGATGGCGCAACCAGCAATACAGCAAGGCAAAAATTTAGGTAAAAATTTAATCAATTTATTAGAAAAGAAACCCCTAAAGCCATTTGTTTATAAAGATAAAGGCAGTATGGCTACAGTAGGTCGTAATAAGGCTGTTGTAGATTTAAAGAACTACAATTTTCAAGGTATTTTTGCTTGGTTTGTTTGGATGTTTGTACACCTTTTCTTTTTAATAGGTTTTAGAAACCGAATGGTGGTTTTTGTAAATTGGGTATATAATTATATTCGTTTTGACCGTGAAGCGCGTTTAATTATAAGACCTTATAAAAGAGATTACTCGAGATTTAAAGATTAA
- the xerD gene encoding site-specific tyrosine recombinase XerD, with the protein MKWNQAITDYQYYLKIERGLSENSIANYTLDIEKLCLFLDINKISTTPILIDKGTVQQFIYTIAKEVNPRTQARIISGLKSFFNYLIFEDYRNDNPLDLIESPKIGRKLPDTLSEDEINSLIDAIDLSKPEGERNRAMLETLYGCGLRVSELIGLQISDLFFDEDFIKVTGKGDKQRFVPISDINKKYINFYKNEVRVHLNIKKGFEDILFLNRRGRQLTRAMIFTIIKQLAEKIELEKVISPHTFRHSFATHLLQNGADLRAIQQMLGHESITTTEVYMHVDRTHLAEVLHKFHPRK; encoded by the coding sequence ATGAAATGGAATCAAGCAATAACAGATTATCAATATTACCTTAAAATAGAACGAGGTTTATCTGAGAACTCTATTGCGAACTACACTTTAGATATCGAAAAATTATGTTTGTTTCTTGATATTAATAAAATTTCAACTACACCTATACTTATAGATAAAGGAACTGTTCAGCAGTTTATATATACCATTGCTAAAGAGGTTAACCCAAGGACGCAAGCTCGAATTATATCGGGTTTAAAGAGTTTTTTTAATTATTTAATTTTTGAAGACTACCGTAATGATAACCCTTTAGACCTTATTGAGTCGCCTAAAATTGGTAGAAAATTACCCGATACCTTATCCGAAGATGAAATTAATAGTTTAATTGATGCTATAGATTTATCTAAACCTGAAGGGGAACGTAATAGAGCTATGCTTGAAACTTTATATGGCTGTGGTTTAAGAGTTTCTGAACTTATTGGACTACAAATATCTGATCTTTTTTTTGACGAAGATTTTATTAAAGTAACAGGTAAAGGAGATAAGCAACGTTTTGTACCTATTAGTGACATCAACAAAAAATACATTAATTTTTACAAAAACGAAGTTCGAGTTCATTTAAACATAAAAAAAGGATTTGAAGATATACTTTTTTTAAACAGACGAGGTAGGCAGCTTACTCGCGCTATGATTTTTACGATTATAAAGCAACTTGCTGAAAAAATTGAACTTGAAAAAGTTATTAGTCCGCATACCTTTAGGCATTCATTTGCTACACATTTACTGCAAAATGGTGCCGATCTTAGAGCTATACAACAAATGCTTGGTCATGAAAGTATAACTACTACTGAGGTATATATGCATGTAGATAGAACTCACCTTGCCGAGGTACTTCATAAATTTCATCCAAGAAAGTAA
- a CDS encoding outer membrane beta-barrel protein — protein sequence MKKLFLVAAFALIGFSVQAQEGFKLGVTVQLPVGDASDFSSFGLGLDAAYMFEVSDQFDLGIATGFNNIFGKTFEEQGFEFEVEDAQYIPLAAAARFKATEDFSVGADLGYAIGINEGNDGGFYYKPTVGYMVSEATQLNLSYVGISADGGTFSTINLGVLFSL from the coding sequence ATGAAAAAATTATTTTTAGTAGCCGCTTTCGCATTAATCGGATTTAGTGTTCAAGCTCAAGAAGGTTTTAAATTAGGAGTTACAGTTCAATTACCAGTTGGTGATGCTAGTGATTTTTCTTCTTTCGGATTAGGTTTAGATGCAGCTTATATGTTTGAAGTTTCTGATCAATTCGATTTAGGTATTGCTACAGGATTCAATAATATTTTTGGTAAAACTTTTGAAGAACAAGGTTTCGAATTTGAAGTTGAAGATGCTCAATACATTCCTTTAGCAGCTGCAGCACGTTTTAAAGCTACAGAAGATTTTTCTGTTGGTGCTGATTTAGGTTATGCTATCGGAATTAATGAAGGTAACGATGGTGGGTTTTACTATAAGCCAACTGTTGGGTATATGGTTAGTGAGGCAACTCAACTTAATCTATCTTATGTAGGAATTAGTGCAGATGGAGGAACTTTTTCTACAATTAACTTAGGAGTTCTTTTTTCTTTATAA